A part of Myxococcus landrumus genomic DNA contains:
- a CDS encoding helix-turn-helix transcriptional regulator: MDKKLATTIGAAARAARTRLELTQADVAERIDVATEVYGRLERGGMLPSVQTLLKLCHELHVSADELLGLAAHGAAPTRTSEPSSSPPERPEVRRLLRTVRQLEAPHVKLLGLVANALGRR, translated from the coding sequence ATGGACAAGAAACTGGCAACCACCATCGGAGCGGCGGCGAGAGCCGCACGGACGCGGCTGGAGCTCACGCAAGCTGACGTGGCCGAACGCATCGACGTGGCCACGGAGGTGTATGGGCGACTGGAGCGAGGAGGCATGCTGCCCAGCGTGCAGACATTGTTGAAGCTGTGTCATGAGCTGCATGTCTCCGCGGACGAGCTGCTGGGGCTCGCCGCGCATGGCGCCGCACCCACCCGCACCAGCGAGCCGTCGTCGTCTCCTCCCGAGCGACCGGAAGTCCGTCGCTTGCTTCGCACCGTGCGTCAGCTCGAAGCCCCCCACGTGAAGCTGCTGGGGCTCGTGGCCAACGCCCTGGGCCGGCGCTGA
- a CDS encoding HAMP domain-containing sensor histidine kinase: MSRPRTPGRLLLRIYLVGLAQFVLVITSFYLARHLLLDRPLRHGFQRQAAYNIREWGELRDEPVALQASLDRAARLLEARVTLRDVSGRLIATNSSSPAPMLTPSELDVLASKGEYRTGGRSPHAFTLPIPETGPIEAYATIISRTPEPARGKIGLFVGAVVLVTAITSFALARMLALPLQRLADVARELGEGKLDTRTGLRRRDELGRVAEAFDEMAGRITHLLRSQTELLANVSHELRTPLARIRVALDLAEEGDAATAREMLADITEDLSELERLVEDVLTTSKLDLASEDTGTPPLRPERVEVQGLVEKAASRFRTSRPGRVLEVSLDGMMPTLDADPVLLRRALDNLLDNAGKYSEPVTPVRLRARVGATGKLSLEVVDDGIGIEPEDLSRVGTPFFRTDRSRARRTGGVGMGLALARRIVDAHGGTLTLESTPGQGTTARIDLPVPKPPARAMD, from the coding sequence GTGAGCCGTCCCCGGACTCCCGGCCGGCTGCTGCTTCGCATCTACCTGGTGGGGCTCGCGCAGTTCGTGCTGGTCATCACCTCGTTCTATCTGGCCCGGCACCTCCTCCTCGACCGGCCACTGCGGCATGGCTTCCAGCGCCAGGCGGCCTACAACATCCGGGAGTGGGGCGAGCTGCGGGATGAGCCCGTGGCGCTCCAGGCCTCGCTGGACCGGGCCGCGCGGCTGCTCGAAGCCCGGGTGACGCTGCGGGACGTGTCCGGGCGGCTCATCGCCACCAACTCCTCGTCACCCGCGCCCATGCTGACGCCGTCGGAGCTGGACGTGCTGGCCTCGAAGGGCGAGTACCGCACGGGAGGCCGCTCTCCTCACGCCTTCACGCTGCCCATTCCGGAGACAGGGCCCATCGAGGCCTACGCCACCATCATCTCCCGGACCCCCGAGCCCGCGCGGGGGAAGATTGGTCTCTTCGTGGGCGCGGTGGTGCTGGTGACGGCCATCACCTCGTTCGCGCTGGCGCGCATGCTGGCCCTTCCGCTTCAACGGTTGGCGGACGTGGCGCGTGAGCTGGGGGAAGGGAAGCTGGACACGCGCACGGGCCTGCGCCGCCGGGATGAGCTGGGTCGCGTGGCGGAGGCGTTCGACGAGATGGCCGGCCGCATCACCCACCTGCTGCGCTCGCAGACGGAGCTCCTGGCCAACGTGTCCCATGAGCTGCGCACGCCCCTGGCGCGCATCCGCGTGGCGCTGGACCTGGCGGAAGAGGGCGACGCGGCGACGGCGCGGGAGATGCTCGCGGACATCACCGAGGACCTGTCCGAGCTGGAGCGGCTGGTGGAGGACGTGCTCACCACCTCGAAGCTGGACCTGGCCTCGGAGGACACGGGCACGCCGCCGCTGCGGCCCGAGCGCGTGGAGGTGCAGGGGCTGGTGGAGAAGGCGGCCTCCCGCTTCCGCACCTCCCGGCCGGGGCGCGTGCTGGAGGTGAGCCTGGACGGGATGATGCCCACGCTGGACGCGGACCCGGTGCTGCTCCGGCGCGCGCTGGACAACCTGCTCGACAACGCGGGCAAGTACTCCGAGCCCGTCACCCCCGTGCGGCTGCGTGCTCGCGTGGGTGCGACGGGCAAGCTCTCGCTGGAGGTGGTGGATGACGGCATCGGCATCGAGCCGGAGGACCTGTCGCGCGTGGGCACGCCCTTCTTCCGCACGGACCGCAGCCGCGCGCGCCGCACCGGAGGCGTGGGCATGGGGCTCGCGTTGGCCCGGCGCATCGTCGATGCACACGGCGGCACGCTGACGCTGGAGAGCACGCCGGGACAGGGCACCACCGCGCGCATCGACCTGCCCGTGCCGAAGCCTCCCGCGCGCGCCATGGACTGA
- a CDS encoding response regulator transcription factor, protein MEQLNRTGLEEGTIQVLLVEDDERLARLTTRYLHEHGLVVTVAATGNDALLESQRHVFDIILLDLMLPGRDGLAVCRELRGRTDVPIIMVTARGEEADRVLGLETGADDYLPKPYSSRELLARIRAQVRRARGRTGPPSQPVQTGRLVLDPRNLRATLDGKPLHLTTYEFSLLRVLAERAGRVLSREQLLDLVKGSSDEVFDRSVDVHIFRLRQKLEVDPRNPLLLKTVRGAGYMLALGGEG, encoded by the coding sequence ATGGAGCAGCTCAACCGTACCGGCCTGGAGGAAGGCACCATCCAGGTCCTGCTCGTCGAGGATGACGAGCGACTGGCCCGCCTCACCACTCGATATCTCCATGAGCATGGGCTCGTCGTCACGGTGGCCGCCACGGGCAACGACGCGCTGCTGGAGTCCCAGCGCCACGTCTTCGACATCATCCTCCTGGACCTGATGCTGCCCGGCCGCGACGGGCTCGCCGTCTGCCGCGAGCTGCGTGGCCGCACCGATGTCCCCATCATCATGGTCACCGCGCGCGGCGAGGAGGCGGACCGCGTGCTCGGTCTGGAGACCGGCGCGGATGACTACCTGCCGAAGCCCTATTCCTCGCGCGAGCTGCTCGCCCGCATCCGCGCGCAGGTCCGCCGGGCCCGGGGCCGCACGGGGCCTCCGTCGCAGCCGGTGCAGACGGGACGGCTGGTGCTGGACCCGCGCAACCTCCGCGCCACGCTGGATGGAAAGCCCCTGCACCTCACGACGTATGAGTTCAGCCTGCTGCGCGTGCTCGCCGAGCGCGCCGGCCGCGTGCTCAGCCGCGAGCAGCTCCTGGACCTGGTGAAGGGCAGCTCCGACGAGGTGTTCGACCGCTCCGTCGATGTGCACATCTTCCGGCTCCGGCAGAAGCTGGAGGTCGACCCGCGCAACCCCCTGCTGCTGAAGACGGTGCGAGGCGCGGGCTACATGCTCGCGCTGGGAGGGGAGGGGTGA
- a CDS encoding acyl-CoA synthetase, which translates to MPIVHDWLARRAALDPEHLALVDSTRDGLRISYREWNASASRTAAHLHHVLGVQRGERVAVLAHNRVETLDLLFACAKLGAILQPLNWRLSTPELIAILADAEPSVLVYGPELRALVDTVRSHAPSVRHWLCLESPAPGEHAFSERAHAPSTPLPALELEADAPWVLCYTGGSTGLPKAAVLTHGSITANAANTVVSWGLTPDDVAVLNAPLFHTGGLNVFTLPLVYAGGASVVCKGFDVEQVFDLIHPGHVSLVFGVPTMFIEMQRHPRFDSVDFSRLKLLVSGGAPCPLPVFERFFARGIAFKTGYGLTEAGPNNFWLPPSHVRSKPGFVGVPLFHVEARVEGEQHPGDVGELLLRGPHVCAGYWRRPEETARAFTHDGWLRTGDLALRDEDGCFRIVGRSKDLIISGGENIYPSEVESILAGHPDVAEVAVIGVPDAKWGETPRAIVVPRAGTAPSAESLLAFCEGRLARYKTPRSVRFVDALPRTSAGKVDRRVLTSTQGAP; encoded by the coding sequence ATGCCCATCGTCCATGACTGGCTGGCCCGCCGCGCGGCCCTGGACCCTGAACACCTCGCCCTCGTCGACTCCACCCGCGACGGGCTCCGCATCTCCTATCGCGAGTGGAACGCCTCCGCCTCGCGCACCGCCGCCCATCTGCACCACGTCCTCGGCGTCCAACGCGGCGAACGCGTCGCCGTCCTCGCCCACAACCGCGTCGAGACACTCGACCTCCTCTTCGCCTGCGCGAAGCTCGGCGCCATCCTCCAGCCCCTCAACTGGCGCCTCAGCACCCCCGAGCTCATCGCCATCCTCGCGGACGCGGAGCCCTCGGTCCTCGTCTACGGCCCGGAGCTGCGCGCCCTCGTCGACACCGTGCGCTCCCACGCCCCCTCCGTGCGCCACTGGCTCTGCCTGGAGTCCCCCGCTCCCGGCGAGCACGCCTTCTCCGAGCGAGCGCACGCACCGTCCACTCCGCTCCCCGCGCTGGAGCTCGAGGCCGATGCGCCCTGGGTGCTCTGCTACACGGGCGGAAGCACCGGCCTCCCCAAGGCCGCCGTCCTCACCCACGGCTCCATCACCGCCAACGCCGCCAACACCGTGGTGAGCTGGGGCCTCACCCCGGATGACGTCGCCGTGCTCAACGCCCCCCTCTTCCACACCGGGGGCCTCAACGTCTTCACCCTGCCGCTCGTCTACGCGGGCGGCGCCTCCGTCGTCTGCAAGGGCTTCGACGTCGAGCAGGTCTTCGACCTCATCCACCCAGGACACGTGAGCCTCGTCTTCGGTGTGCCCACCATGTTCATCGAGATGCAGCGCCACCCGCGCTTCGACTCCGTGGACTTCTCCCGCCTCAAGCTGCTCGTCAGCGGCGGCGCACCCTGTCCCCTGCCCGTGTTCGAGCGCTTCTTCGCTCGCGGCATCGCCTTCAAGACCGGCTATGGCCTCACCGAGGCGGGCCCCAACAACTTCTGGCTCCCGCCCTCACACGTGCGAAGCAAGCCCGGCTTCGTCGGCGTGCCGCTCTTCCACGTCGAGGCCCGCGTCGAGGGCGAACAGCACCCAGGCGACGTGGGAGAGCTCCTGCTGCGCGGCCCTCACGTCTGCGCCGGCTACTGGCGTCGCCCCGAGGAGACCGCGCGAGCCTTCACCCACGACGGCTGGCTGCGCACCGGCGACCTGGCCCTGCGCGACGAGGACGGCTGCTTCCGCATCGTGGGCCGGAGCAAGGACCTCATCATCTCCGGAGGCGAGAACATCTACCCCTCCGAGGTGGAGAGCATCCTCGCGGGCCATCCCGACGTCGCCGAGGTCGCCGTCATCGGCGTGCCCGACGCGAAGTGGGGCGAGACACCTCGCGCCATCGTGGTCCCTCGCGCGGGCACGGCGCCCTCCGCCGAGTCCCTGCTCGCCTTCTGTGAAGGCAGGCTCGCCCGCTACAAGACGCCCCGCTCGGTGCGCTTCGTCGACGCACTACCTCGCACCTCGGCGGGCAAGGTGGACCGCCGCGTGTTGACCTCCACGCAGGGTGCGCCCTGA
- a CDS encoding VOC family protein yields the protein MTLRRMDHVGIVVEDLAAAMAFFRELGLEVEGQMPVEGSWVDRVVGLEGVRVDIAMMRTPDGHSRLELTKFHQPAAFSAEPKNAPANMLGIRRIMFAVEDIDDVIARLRTHGAELIGEVARYEDLYRLCYVRGPEGIIIALAEQLR from the coding sequence ATGACCCTTCGGCGGATGGACCACGTTGGCATCGTCGTCGAAGACCTCGCGGCGGCGATGGCGTTCTTCAGGGAGCTGGGCCTGGAGGTCGAGGGCCAGATGCCCGTGGAGGGGAGCTGGGTGGACCGCGTCGTGGGGCTCGAGGGCGTGCGAGTCGACATCGCGATGATGCGGACGCCGGATGGGCACAGCCGGCTCGAGCTGACGAAGTTCCATCAGCCCGCGGCGTTCAGCGCCGAGCCGAAGAACGCGCCCGCGAACATGCTGGGCATTCGCCGAATCATGTTCGCGGTGGAGGACATCGACGACGTCATCGCGCGCCTGCGAACCCATGGCGCCGAGCTCATCGGCGAGGTGGCGCGGTACGAGGACCTCTATCGCCTCTGCTACGTGCGCGGCCCCGAGGGCATCATCATCGCGCTGGCCGAACAGCTCCGCTGA
- the sitA5 gene encoding SitA5 family polymorphic toxin, translating into MSRVPRWGFLLVGLVLAVGCGGTPRLVRLETGRGEPITFIPRPSEPVEVDDDDFTEAMEPLARDVRPSSSPHLFAYRLLLATDSEPGFRSPRRGLAQQASGASARTWRTQGTVPTNDGLTQSYRRWCERKDLPGDCLRLLAGGDSLDVAGRRTLALSIALDSVWDETFESLENMADPIAVQSAIVTSMAVYLTLWLLPEPVSKGAAAVLTASLIAWLGYDTVWGLIRG; encoded by the coding sequence ATGTCTCGCGTGCCGCGCTGGGGATTTCTGTTGGTGGGGCTGGTCCTTGCCGTGGGGTGCGGCGGCACTCCTCGTCTCGTCCGCCTTGAGACGGGACGAGGAGAGCCCATCACTTTCATCCCGCGTCCGTCAGAGCCAGTGGAGGTGGACGACGACGACTTCACGGAGGCCATGGAGCCACTGGCTCGCGACGTTCGCCCGTCCTCGTCACCGCACCTCTTCGCCTACCGACTCCTGTTGGCGACCGATTCGGAACCTGGCTTCCGGAGCCCCAGGCGCGGCCTCGCACAACAGGCGTCCGGAGCCTCGGCAAGGACGTGGCGAACCCAGGGCACGGTTCCAACGAATGACGGACTGACCCAGTCATATCGGCGGTGGTGCGAGCGGAAGGACCTGCCGGGCGACTGCCTGCGCCTGTTGGCCGGTGGTGACAGCCTGGATGTTGCTGGGCGGCGAACCCTCGCGCTCTCCATTGCATTGGACTCCGTATGGGACGAGACCTTCGAGTCCCTGGAGAACATGGCGGACCCGATAGCGGTGCAGTCCGCGATTGTGACGTCGATGGCCGTGTACCTGACGCTCTGGCTGCTGCCTGAGCCCGTTTCCAAGGGCGCCGCGGCGGTCCTCACGGCGAGCCTCATCGCCTGGCTCGGCTATGACACGGTCTGGGGGCTCATCCGTGGGTAG
- a CDS encoding SitI3 family protein, with product MSLDYNFRITTSHSPEKVLEVVVDALALRPIPENQRGEVRGPGFLLAAGPVAPMSKAMVEEALGFSPSVDLQFWLEAQQRHAAMTAMLQGVLAVLLGIPGDATLLFGGETVLLLRRHGQLLLDSSTGAWTPERQALVKTPYAMQALPTL from the coding sequence ATGTCACTGGACTACAACTTCCGCATCACCACCTCGCACTCACCCGAGAAGGTGCTGGAGGTGGTGGTGGACGCCCTCGCGCTGCGCCCGATTCCGGAGAATCAACGCGGCGAAGTCAGAGGCCCTGGGTTCCTCCTCGCCGCCGGTCCCGTCGCGCCCATGAGCAAAGCGATGGTGGAAGAGGCGCTAGGCTTCTCGCCCTCCGTGGACCTTCAGTTCTGGCTGGAGGCCCAACAACGACACGCCGCGATGACAGCGATGCTTCAAGGAGTCCTGGCGGTCCTCCTCGGCATCCCAGGTGACGCGACCCTCCTGTTTGGCGGAGAGACCGTCCTCCTCCTTCGACGGCACGGCCAACTCCTCCTCGACTCGAGCACGGGTGCCTGGACACCGGAGCGACAGGCGCTCGTGAAGACCCCTTACGCGATGCAGGCACTCCCCACGCTCTAG
- a CDS encoding LVIVD repeat-containing protein — protein MANSWLEKAVVCLCVSLLGACIPKIEDLGAGEPPPPAPTPGASLNEVGDFSAVPLAECKVRPKESTTAECGSLESFDLSACDVNSLRGLETEGFFNVRLHRSDILENDWASTLRAERFTVDRGAGAPHPMFSRSTFTAPDGQVGVTARVGCAARGTDRVTGCELTCVNGAVARMSTFEGTRIRRRAGESESAGGLTLVGEVAAGTGSATDVYVTKGHAYVVSLDDVHAGAGGLSVFDIKDRKAPRLVATVRHASENYWNSVWAKDDALYVASGDRGVLVFDISEPANPRFIRDLANGGRQNVHTVQVDGSRLYATLVDPTLETLIYDVKNPREPVLLGRYQDESVGAPKSYPHDTTSFEGKLYVNHWSAGMLILDPTDPAKVKKVGAYKYPRAASHATRVGRINGHLMAFEGGEGWGAHLRVLDLADERNPRLVGEYKLSPEVSIHNMELVSARLYLAHYQHGVRVLDVSGPSKPREIAHFNTWRETDAYRGTAPWDGAIGIRVPGDGYVYVVDTSRGLLIFPEPDYPTVPTVPDDP, from the coding sequence ATGGCCAACAGTTGGTTGGAGAAGGCAGTCGTGTGTCTGTGTGTGAGTTTGCTCGGGGCGTGCATCCCCAAGATAGAGGACCTGGGTGCTGGGGAGCCTCCTCCCCCGGCGCCGACTCCCGGCGCGTCCTTGAACGAGGTGGGGGACTTCTCGGCGGTGCCACTGGCTGAGTGCAAGGTGCGCCCCAAGGAGTCCACCACCGCCGAGTGTGGCTCCTTGGAGTCCTTCGACTTGTCCGCGTGTGATGTGAACAGCCTGCGGGGGCTGGAGACGGAGGGGTTCTTCAACGTGCGCCTGCACCGCTCCGACATCCTGGAGAATGACTGGGCCAGCACCCTGCGCGCCGAGCGCTTCACGGTGGACCGCGGTGCGGGCGCGCCGCATCCGATGTTCAGCCGGTCGACGTTCACCGCTCCGGATGGGCAGGTCGGCGTGACGGCTCGGGTGGGGTGTGCGGCGCGGGGCACGGACCGCGTCACCGGCTGCGAGTTGACGTGTGTCAATGGCGCGGTGGCCCGGATGTCTACCTTCGAGGGCACCCGGATTCGCCGCCGCGCGGGTGAGAGTGAATCCGCGGGGGGCTTGACGCTCGTGGGAGAGGTCGCGGCGGGAACGGGCTCCGCCACGGATGTCTATGTCACCAAGGGCCATGCGTATGTGGTGTCGCTCGATGACGTCCATGCAGGGGCCGGTGGGCTCTCTGTCTTCGACATCAAGGACCGCAAGGCGCCCCGGCTGGTGGCGACCGTGCGGCATGCGAGCGAGAACTACTGGAACAGCGTCTGGGCCAAGGACGACGCGCTCTACGTCGCCAGTGGGGACCGGGGCGTCCTCGTGTTCGACATCTCGGAGCCCGCCAATCCCCGCTTCATCCGGGACCTGGCCAATGGCGGCCGCCAGAACGTCCATACGGTGCAGGTGGATGGCTCCCGGCTCTATGCCACGTTGGTGGACCCGACCCTGGAGACGCTCATCTATGATGTGAAGAATCCGCGGGAGCCCGTGCTGCTGGGGCGCTACCAGGATGAGAGCGTGGGCGCTCCCAAGAGCTACCCGCACGACACCACGTCCTTCGAGGGCAAGCTCTACGTCAATCACTGGAGCGCGGGCATGCTCATCCTCGATCCGACCGACCCGGCGAAGGTGAAGAAGGTGGGGGCGTACAAGTATCCGCGCGCGGCGAGCCACGCGACACGCGTGGGACGCATCAACGGTCACCTCATGGCCTTCGAGGGCGGCGAGGGTTGGGGGGCGCACCTGCGGGTGCTCGACCTGGCCGACGAGAGGAATCCTCGGCTCGTGGGCGAGTACAAGCTGTCGCCCGAGGTCTCCATCCACAACATGGAGCTCGTCAGCGCGCGGCTCTATCTGGCGCACTATCAACATGGCGTGCGCGTGCTGGATGTCTCGGGTCCCAGCAAGCCGCGAGAGATTGCGCACTTCAACACCTGGCGGGAGACGGACGCCTACCGAGGCACGGCCCCCTGGGATGGCGCCATCGGCATCCGCGTCCCGGGTGATGGCTATGTCTACGTCGTCGACACTTCGCGCGGCCTGCTCATCTTCCCGGAGCCCGACTACCCGACGGTGCCGACGGTGCCCGACGACCCCTGA
- a CDS encoding synaptic vesicle VAT-1 family membrane protein — protein MSARKVVISKAGGYERLRIENLNQVSPGAGEVVVATQAIGVNYADCVIRMGLYASAKEYVGWPITPGFEFSGTVESVGAGVEDLAPGDRVFGVTRFGGYATHVTVPRHQLFALPSKLTMAQAAGFPAVFLTAYFALFELAHPRPGAKVLVHSAAGGVGSALLQLGRIAGCRMVGVVGGTHKVEAARALGAEVVIDKSREDLWKAAKAAAPEGYDVVLDANGPSTLRDSYRHLGSPGKLVIYGFHSMLPRTGGRPNYAKLAWDWLRTPRFDPLTLTNDNTSVLAFNLSYLFEQRYVLEESMARLLTWVEEGKVVSPQVTTFPLDAAAEAHRALESGTTVGKLVLVP, from the coding sequence ATGAGCGCACGCAAGGTCGTCATCTCGAAGGCAGGTGGGTATGAGCGGCTCCGGATTGAAAACCTGAATCAGGTTTCACCTGGGGCCGGGGAGGTGGTGGTGGCCACCCAGGCCATCGGGGTGAACTATGCGGACTGCGTCATTCGCATGGGCCTGTACGCCTCCGCGAAGGAGTATGTGGGGTGGCCTATCACCCCGGGCTTCGAGTTCTCCGGCACGGTGGAGTCCGTGGGCGCGGGCGTGGAGGACCTGGCCCCCGGGGACCGCGTGTTCGGCGTGACGCGGTTCGGCGGGTACGCGACACATGTCACGGTTCCGCGACACCAGCTCTTCGCGCTGCCGTCGAAGCTGACGATGGCGCAGGCGGCGGGGTTTCCCGCCGTGTTCCTCACGGCGTACTTCGCGCTCTTCGAATTGGCGCATCCCAGACCGGGGGCGAAGGTGCTGGTGCACTCGGCGGCGGGAGGCGTGGGCAGCGCGCTGCTGCAACTGGGCCGCATCGCGGGGTGCCGGATGGTGGGCGTGGTGGGCGGCACCCACAAGGTGGAGGCCGCGCGGGCCCTGGGCGCGGAGGTGGTCATCGACAAGAGCCGGGAGGATTTGTGGAAGGCCGCGAAGGCCGCGGCGCCGGAGGGCTATGACGTGGTGCTGGACGCCAATGGTCCGTCGACGCTGCGGGACAGCTACCGGCACCTGGGGTCACCGGGGAAGCTGGTCATCTATGGGTTCCACTCCATGCTGCCGCGCACGGGAGGCCGGCCGAACTACGCGAAGCTTGCGTGGGATTGGCTCCGGACGCCCCGGTTCGACCCGCTGACGTTGACCAACGACAACACCAGTGTCCTGGCGTTCAACCTCTCCTATCTGTTCGAGCAGCGCTACGTGCTGGAGGAGAGCATGGCGCGGCTGCTGACCTGGGTGGAGGAGGGCAAGGTCGTCTCGCCCCAGGTGACGACCTTCCCGCTGGATGCCGCCGCCGAGGCGCACCGGGCACTCGAGTCGGGGACGACGGTGGGGAAGCTCGTGCTGGTTCCCTGA
- a CDS encoding lipase, protein MRLQHSLFLMGPLLVGALSGCGQGVEEPTSEPLATVESPVVSTSGLTPHFRTWLTANGYDSYDFARADLVGGSHGGKASATDTVVNTPVIFIHGNSDKAVGTGTAGQSGWNASIEYFLANGYKPSELYATTWGPADVMQTAVQYHSKTNVMKVRKFIEAVKAYTGATKVDIITHSMGVTLARKAIMGGAANDSANGGAYNVGPALTGSVDTFVGIAGANLGLTSCYQTGPSTPTCGSTNGLYPGYLYFGVVLGRSAYLDDLRSLSNYEGDYRYTIYSTADEIIGYGGIVYGQYTSRIPGQTGEKVYSAYPYGHFNSKDLTAAVQYSMVRNHTIP, encoded by the coding sequence ATGCGATTGCAGCATTCGCTGTTCCTCATGGGCCCGTTGCTCGTGGGCGCCCTCTCCGGCTGCGGACAGGGTGTCGAAGAGCCCACGTCGGAGCCTCTCGCCACCGTCGAATCCCCCGTCGTCTCCACCTCCGGCCTCACGCCGCACTTCCGCACGTGGCTCACCGCCAATGGCTATGACAGCTACGACTTCGCCCGGGCCGACCTCGTCGGCGGCAGTCACGGCGGAAAGGCGAGCGCCACCGACACGGTGGTGAACACGCCCGTCATCTTCATCCACGGCAACTCGGACAAGGCGGTGGGCACCGGCACCGCGGGCCAGTCCGGCTGGAATGCCTCCATCGAGTACTTCCTCGCCAACGGCTACAAGCCCAGCGAGCTGTACGCGACGACGTGGGGCCCGGCCGACGTGATGCAGACGGCGGTCCAGTACCACTCGAAGACGAACGTGATGAAGGTGCGCAAGTTCATCGAGGCCGTGAAGGCGTACACGGGCGCGACGAAGGTGGACATCATCACCCACTCCATGGGCGTGACGCTCGCGCGCAAGGCCATCATGGGTGGCGCGGCGAATGACTCGGCCAATGGGGGCGCGTACAACGTGGGCCCCGCGCTCACGGGCTCCGTGGACACCTTCGTCGGCATCGCCGGCGCCAACCTGGGCCTCACGTCCTGCTACCAGACGGGCCCGTCCACGCCGACGTGCGGCTCCACCAACGGCCTGTATCCGGGCTACCTCTACTTCGGCGTGGTGCTCGGCCGCTCCGCGTACCTGGACGACCTGCGCTCGCTGAGCAACTACGAGGGCGACTACCGCTACACCATCTACTCCACGGCCGATGAAATCATCGGCTACGGCGGCATCGTGTACGGCCAGTACACCTCACGCATCCCAGGCCAGACGGGGGAGAAGGTCTACTCGGCCTATCCCTACGGGCACTTCAACTCGAAGGACCTGACGGCCGCGGTGCAGTACAGCATGGTGCGCAACCACACCATTCCGTAG
- a CDS encoding alpha/beta fold hydrolase, with the protein MSSSRAFTALLLTAGLSFAGCVRSYASESALSFKDLDYSTEGTKQPWPVHRASLPYATLRYQLSTPLHVSYVDLPAASPEAKTVVFVHGLGSYLKFWRAQLDVFHSQGYRVIAVDLPGYGKSDKPATFPYTMEAMADVVLELTRVLGVEKPILMGHSMGGQTSLSFAIRYPESLSALVLVSPAGFEKFTWKEKAWFARVMSADFIKYAPEANIWGSVRQANFMHWRPQLEWLIEERVRLSKTPEFDAYAYANVRTVRGLAHNDFVRDNLGHVTVPTLIVYGTDDRLIPNPFLHGGETRDIMEFGASNIPSASLVPLKGCGHTVQLDCPESFNEVALAFVKDPASARPFVEKAREDKAPKPGEPAPVPGAPGSQPSPIPQQQDAPAPADGPRP; encoded by the coding sequence ATGAGCTCCTCCCGCGCTTTCACCGCCCTGCTCCTCACGGCCGGGCTGTCCTTCGCTGGTTGCGTGCGCTCGTATGCCAGTGAGTCCGCGCTGTCCTTCAAGGACCTGGACTACTCCACCGAGGGCACGAAGCAGCCGTGGCCCGTGCACCGTGCTTCGCTGCCCTACGCCACGCTCCGCTACCAGCTGAGCACCCCGCTGCACGTGTCCTACGTGGACCTGCCCGCCGCGTCGCCCGAGGCGAAGACGGTGGTCTTCGTGCACGGCCTGGGCTCCTATCTGAAGTTCTGGCGCGCGCAGCTGGATGTCTTTCATTCCCAGGGCTACCGCGTCATCGCGGTGGACCTGCCGGGCTACGGCAAGTCCGACAAGCCGGCCACGTTCCCGTACACCATGGAGGCCATGGCGGACGTGGTGCTGGAGCTGACGCGGGTGCTGGGCGTGGAGAAGCCCATCCTCATGGGCCACTCCATGGGCGGGCAGACGTCGCTGTCGTTCGCCATCCGCTACCCGGAGTCGCTCAGCGCGCTGGTGCTGGTGTCTCCGGCCGGCTTCGAGAAGTTCACCTGGAAGGAGAAGGCGTGGTTCGCGCGGGTGATGAGCGCGGACTTCATCAAGTACGCGCCGGAGGCGAACATCTGGGGCAGCGTGCGTCAGGCCAACTTCATGCACTGGCGCCCCCAGTTGGAGTGGCTCATCGAGGAGCGCGTGCGGCTGTCGAAGACGCCCGAGTTCGACGCCTACGCCTACGCCAACGTCCGCACCGTGCGGGGCCTGGCCCACAACGACTTCGTGCGCGACAACCTGGGCCATGTCACCGTGCCCACGCTCATCGTCTACGGCACGGATGACCGGCTCATCCCCAACCCGTTCCTCCACGGCGGCGAGACGCGCGACATCATGGAGTTCGGCGCGTCGAACATCCCGTCCGCGTCGCTGGTGCCCCTGAAGGGCTGCGGCCACACGGTGCAGCTCGACTGCCCGGAGTCCTTCAACGAGGTGGCGCTCGCGTTCGTGAAGGACCCGGCCTCGGCGCGGCCCTTCGTGGAGAAGGCCCGCGAGGACAAGGCGCCGAAGCCGGGGGAGCCCGCGCCCGTTCCCGGTGCGCCGGGCAGTCAGCCTTCGCCCATACCCCAGCAGCAGGACGCGCCCGCGCCCGCGGATGGCCCCAGGCCGTGA